The genome window CTTTAACACCTTCTTGAGGGGTGAGCTCTGCCCGAAGGACTTTGCAGACGAGTCCGTCAATTACTTGTTGGGGGTTGGTCATGGCGGGCCTCCCACCTCTTTTTCAAAGGCAGTTGTCCCTGGAGAGTACTAATATTTTTTTCATATTATTTATATTATTAATATTAACGGGTGGTGAAGAGAACAGATTGAGATACAGACCTTATGAGCCACAACGTATTTGATTGAGGAAACTGAGAAAACCCTATCTTCCTAACTCCTAGCAGGGTACAAAAACATCAGATCTCTTTTCCAAGGAGGTACCGTTGACTGCCAAAGGCTTAGTGTGCGTGCATGGATTCGAGTAAAGTTCTCTCTTCAAGAAATCGTAATTAATTATAAGCGCTAACAAACACCTTTAGAAATAGGTAAATACCCTACTATGTAAACTGGATTAATGGTCTATTCGACCACAATTCTTTCACCATCTCGCATCACTTTTACGTTGTAGCCGAGTGATTCAACAAATTTGGCCATTTCTTCTCTGAACTCTGGTGTGCAATGAGAAGGGATAACTAATTCTGGTTTAAGATAGGAGAGAATTTCAGCAACGTCTTCCTGACGGGGATGACCTGACGCATGCACGTCTTTTTCAATAGAGATGTTTTTTTCCATGATGAGCTGATCAAGTTTTTCCCGTTGCGCAATATTTGCCTCAGTAGGAATAACGGTGCAGGAAAAAATAACGCAATCTCCTTCTTTTATAACACAAGGTAGTTGGTTACGAATCATAGAAGAAAGAACTGCTTGTGGTTCTCCTTGATGGCCTGTTACGAGTAGAACGTATTTGTCAAGATTCTTTGCAATACTTTTGAGTTTTTTTCGAATCATTGATTTGTACGGTACAAGCTCTCCATAGGGTTCATAATCAAACAACCCAACATCCTTTGCAGCAAGCAAATATTTTGAAAGAGACCTTCCCATGAAAAGAACTTCTCGTCCCATTTCCTGAGCGGTTTCACAAATAGTTCTAATACGTGCAATGTGAGAAGAGAATGTTGAAACAATAAGTCCGCCCTCTGCATTCTTGAGCATTGCTTCTCGCACTTTTTTTGCAGCGTGCGCCTCGGACTCTGTTCTGCCTTCCTCAACAATACGCGTAGAGTCGATCAGAAACACTTTAACTCCTTCCTCTCCGAGTTTTTTCATTCTCTCAATATCGGGAGGAAGTCCTAGAGTGGGGGAGTGATCCATCTTGAAATCATTACCATACACAATATTTCCATACGGTGTGCGAAGGACAATAAGAGCTGCATGAGGTGCGGAATGCGTAATCTCAATCAGTTCAACAGAGACATTCTTTGTAATCTGATACTTCTTATTATAGCGAAGTTTTTTACAAGGATTTTTAAGCACAATTTTCTCATTTTTTGCGATTTGTTCAAGAACTGCAATGGTAAAAGGAGTTCCCATAATGGGAGCATCAAATTTTTTTTCAAGATGGGGAATTGCACCGATGTGATCAAGATGTGCGTGCGAGGGAATGATTGCCTTGACATCTTTTGCCCAATCTTTAATGAGTGTGATGTTGGGAATTGCTTTAAGATGCATTAATTCATCAGCACTTCGCGCGTTTTGCTCACTTGCCTCA of Candidatus Woesearchaeota archaeon contains these proteins:
- a CDS encoding MBL fold metallo-hydrolase, giving the protein MIEICAVSGYEEVGGNLTAVRVDDDVILLDMGINVEHFIEASEQNARSADELMHLKAIPNITLIKDWAKDVKAIIPSHAHLDHIGAIPHLEKKFDAPIMGTPFTIAVLEQIAKNEKIVLKNPCKKLRYNKKYQITKNVSVELIEITHSAPHAALIVLRTPYGNIVYGNDFKMDHSPTLGLPPDIERMKKLGEEGVKVFLIDSTRIVEEGRTESEAHAAKKVREAMLKNAEGGLIVSTFSSHIARIRTICETAQEMGREVLFMGRSLSKYLLAAKDVGLFDYEPYGELVPYKSMIRKKLKSIAKNLDKYVLLVTGHQGEPQAVLSSMIRNQLPCVIKEGDCVIFSCTVIPTEANIAQREKLDQLIMEKNISIEKDVHASGHPRQEDVAEILSYLKPELVIPSHCTPEFREEMAKFVESLGYNVKVMRDGERIVVE